Sequence from the Amycolatopsis sp. NBC_00345 genome:
CACCAGGTCGCCGGCATAGAGCACGCGCTGCTCGGGCAGCCAGGCGAGCACGTCGTTGGTGGTGTGCGCGGCGTGGCCGGAGTGGATCAGCTCGATGCGGGTCTCGCCGGCGTACACGGTCAGCCGGTCCTCGAAGACGACCTCCGGCGCGCGCAGCTCCAGGTGGCCCCAGTCGTTGCCGGGGAAGATGCTCTCGTACAGCTGGATGCCCTCGGCGAGCATCACGTCGCGCGTCTTGCGCTGGCCGACGATGGTGGCGCCCTCGACGAGGTAGTTGCCGTTGGTGTGGTCGCCGTGGTGGTGGGTGTTGATCAGCGTCGTGACCGGACCGGTCGCCGCGGTGACCGTCTCCAGCAGCGCGCGGGTGCGGCGTTCCGTGGAGCAGGTGTCGATCAGGACGGTGTGGTCGCCCGCGTCGACGAAGCCGCAGTTGTTGATGAACCAGGAGCCGTCGGGCTGCACGTAGCCGAAGACGCCATCGGCCAGGCGTTCGACGCCGGCCGCGCTGGGGGAGCGATCGATCATGCGGTCGACTATGCCCTATTCGGAGCAACGGCGAGGTCCGGATTGTCGGCTAACGGCTGGTCCGGCCGAGTGACAACAAGTGACAACGGGGGTGACTGGCGTTTCCCGTCATTTCCTGGAACGCTGCGCAGTGTCATCATCGAACCCCGTTGGGTCAAGTACTAACCTGGGTGGTTCGAACGTTCGTGCGCCGGCGGGGCTTCAGGGCAGCTGCCGGCGATTTAGTGGTCCGGGAGAGCAAGGCTGATGGCGAGCACCGTCACCTCGCGCCGGAAGCAGCTCGGCAACGAGCTCCGGCATGCCCGCAACGCCGCGCGGATGACACAGCAGCAAGTCGCCGAGGTTCTCGGCTGCACCCAGGGCAAGGTCAACAAGATCGAGTCCGGTGCCGTCGGTGTCAAGCTCGGGGATGTGCGCTCCATGCTGAACGCGTTCGGGATCAACGGCGAAGAGGCCGACACCCTGATGAACCTGGCGCGGGCCGCCGCCGGGCAGCGCGGCCATTGGTCGGGCTACCGGTCCGTGGTGCCGCACTGGTTCCGGACCTTCACGGACCTGGAGCCCGCCGCCGCGGAGATCCTCACCTGGCACGGCGAGCGCGTGCCGGGGCCGCTGCAGTCCGAGCACTACATGCTCAAGCAGTTCACCGAGGCGGGCGCCACGGACGTCACGGCGCTGGTGCGCAACCGGCTCGACCGCAAGGCCGTGTTCGAGCAGCAGCAGCCGCCGTACTACCGGTTCATCATCAGCGAGGGCGCGCTGCGGCGGGCCCCCGGCGGCTTCGCGCCCGCGGTGATGCTGGACCAGGTGGAGCACCTGCTCGCGCTCGACCGGCACCCGCGGGTGTACGTGCACGTGCTGCCGTTCGGCGCCCGGCTCGCGGCCGTGCCCAACGACTTCACGATCATGCGCTTCCCGGACCGCACCCGTGACTTCGTCTACATCGAGCACTCGGCCGGCGGGCTGTACCTCGACGACGTCAAGGACTTCAACATCTTCGTCGACTCCTGGGACCGCCTGCGCGGCGCCGCGCTGGAGCGGCAGGAGACCCGGCAGTTCCTCAAGGAGCTGGCCGAGGGGTACCGGGCGCAGATGCAGTGACGAGCCGTTCCAGGATCGGCACGGCCGCTTCCGGCCCGGGCAGCGCGTTGATCTCCGCCTGAAGCTTGAGAACGGCCGCGCGCGGGGACGCGAGCAGTTCCACCGCCGCGTCGCGGATCTCGGCTGGCGTGGCCCGTTCGGGGTCCAGTGCCTTCGCCGTGTGAGACGACGAGGTCGGTGTCCGGCAGCAGTTCGGCTTGGGGCACAAAG
This genomic interval carries:
- a CDS encoding MBL fold metallo-hydrolase is translated as MIDRSPSAAGVERLADGVFGYVQPDGSWFINNCGFVDAGDHTVLIDTCSTERRTRALLETVTAATGPVTTLINTHHHGDHTNGNYLVEGATIVGQRKTRDVMLAEGIQLYESIFPGNDWGHLELRAPEVVFEDRLTVYAGETRIELIHSGHAAHTTNDVLAWLPEQRVLYAGDLVFNGGSPFALMGSVAGWRASLDVIRELEPAVILPGHGPACGLDVVDTVDAYLGFVQDTASRGKAAKLSPLELAKETDLGAFEKLSEQERLAGNLHRAYAELDGAEWGAPLDLGAAITDMVAYNGAPIRCFS
- a CDS encoding helix-turn-helix domain-containing protein, coding for MASTVTSRRKQLGNELRHARNAARMTQQQVAEVLGCTQGKVNKIESGAVGVKLGDVRSMLNAFGINGEEADTLMNLARAAAGQRGHWSGYRSVVPHWFRTFTDLEPAAAEILTWHGERVPGPLQSEHYMLKQFTEAGATDVTALVRNRLDRKAVFEQQQPPYYRFIISEGALRRAPGGFAPAVMLDQVEHLLALDRHPRVYVHVLPFGARLAAVPNDFTIMRFPDRTRDFVYIEHSAGGLYLDDVKDFNIFVDSWDRLRGAALERQETRQFLKELAEGYRAQMQ